One region of Lampris incognitus isolate fLamInc1 chromosome 4, fLamInc1.hap2, whole genome shotgun sequence genomic DNA includes:
- the LOC130112107 gene encoding general transcription factor II-I repeat domain-containing protein 2-like, which translates to MATKRKVDKEYRQFQERWEAEYLFCELKQKPACLVCQESLAVFKEHNIRRAFERKHGEQYANMDTEQRLQKAKGLKRNLQHLQSVFTRIGSESEGATEASCIIAEELAKASEPFSEGEFIKDCLEKVCNVVCPDKKQAFSNTSLSRNTVASRVEELASAVESQLQTKAEHFVPSSLAADESKDRTHTAQLSILIRGVDTQLSVTEELLDVKLVGLTRKATGHTGENLVAYHRILPQEALCCKVLGMEQVMTVVTNTVNFSRARGLNHRRFRALLEEGNSVREDVPYHTEVRWLSRGKVLRRFYDTRAEIARFMESKQKAAPKLEDEKWLSDLVFMCDITEHLRSLNLKLQGRKQLIPEMRHSVKAFELKLRLREGQMRKGNLTHFPTCQSMSATVTIPLRTQVYADKLNTLKAEFSRRFADFESQKFNLDLFANPSAIDVDAAPEHLQLELIELQCSSALKSQYQSIGAAEFAALLPKSMPELRLHAARIMSMFGSTYSCEQMFSIMNLNKTSHRSRLTDQHLVSVLKLATAKDIKPRIDEIISKKRCRVSGKS; encoded by the coding sequence ATGGCGACAAAACGAAAAGTAGACAAAGAGTATCGACAGTTTCAAGAGAGGTGGGAAGCTGAATACCTGTTTTGTGAGTTAAAACAAAAGCCAGCGTGTCTCGTATGTCAAGAGTCGCTGGCAGTGTTCAAAGAGCACAACATCCGCAGAGCCTTCGAAAGGAAGCATGGCGAGCAATATGCTAACATGGACACGGAGCAGCGGCTGCAGAAAGCCAAAGGCTTGAAACGCAACCTTCAACATCTGCAAAGCGTGTTCACTCGCATCGGTAGTGAAAGTGAGGGCGCTACCGAGGCGAGTTGTATTATCGCAGAGGAACTCGCAAAGGCTAGCGAGCCGTTTAGCGAGGGAGAGTTTATTAAAGACTGCCTTGAAAAAGTGTGCAACGTCGTGTGCCCTGACAAGAAGCAGGCATTTTCAAACACCAGCCTGTCCCGGAATactgtggctagtcgtgttgaggAACTGGCCTCCGCTGTGGAGAGCCAGCTACAAACCAAAGCCGAGCACTTTGTTCCATCCTCACTAGCGGCAGATGAGAGTAAAGACAGGACGCACACAGCCCAGCTGTCCATACTCATCCGAGGGGTGGACACTCAGTTGTCCGTCACTGAGGAACTTTTAGACGTGAAACTGGTCGGTTTGACTCGGAAGGCGACGGGGCACACAGGAGAAAACTTGGTAGCCTACCACCGCATCCTCCCCCAGGAGGCCCTCTGCTGTAAGGTGTTGGGCATGGAACAGGTCATGACTGTTGTGACTAACACTGTGAACTTTAGTCGTGCACGGGGCTTGAATCATCGGCGGTTTAGGGCTCTTTTAGAGGAGGGAAACTCTGTGCGTGAGGATGTGCCCTATCACACGGAGGTGCGCTGGTTGAGTCGGGGAAAAGTGCTGAGGAGGTTTTACGACACCCGCGCTGAGATCGCTCGTTTCATGGAAAGCAAACAGAAGGCCGCCCCCAAGCTTGAGGATGAAAAGTGGCTGAGCGACTTGGTGTTTATGTGTGACATCACGGAGCACCTCAGGTCACTGAATCTCAAACTCCAGGGAAGAAAGCAGCTGATCCCCGAGATGCGGCACTCCGTGAAGGCATTTGAACTGAAACTGCGTCTGAGGGAGGGCCAGATGCGCAAAGGTAACTTGACCCACTTTCCTACCTGTCAATCAATGAGCGCCACAGTCACCATTCCACTCCGGACCCAAGTGTATGCTGACAAACTGAACACACTCAAAGCGGAATTCAGCAGGAGGTTTGCTGATTTTGAATCACAGAAATTCAACCTTGACCTGTTCGCAAATCCTTCTGCAATTGATGTCGACGCTGCCCCTGAGCACCTGCAATTGGAACTCATTGAACTGCAATGTAGCAGCGCTCTGAAGTCCCAGTACCAGTCAATCGGGGCTGCTGAGTTTGCAGCTCTCCTCCCCAAATCAATGCCAGAGCTCCGTCTTCATGCTGCACGCATCATGTCCATGTTCGGAAGCACTTACTCGTGCGAACAGATGTTCTCCATAATGAACCTGAACAAGACATCCCACAGATCCCGACTCACTGACCAGCATTTGGTGTCGGTACTGAAACTGGCCACAGCCAAGGACATTAAGCCTAGAATAGACGAGATCATCTCTAAGAAAAGGTGCAGAGTGTCTGGTAAGAGTTGA